The following are from one region of the bacterium genome:
- a CDS encoding glycosyltransferase gives MTNILGRYITAYKNKITNKAFGLVSLHTPENKKGVVLLSFITGPFIQAPGEYFTDPHPNYWTCLEIAKLFLDRGYDVDVTNWDDFRFVPRKKYAVCIDMQYNLERLSRYLPKECKKVMFLVASHPSFQNEAEAKRLRNFEKRRGVTLPAKRTDPMTSDPSVADFILGYGNKTVHGTYEKFGKEILKVPVPAMDIYEFPENKDFNKARKNFLWFGGGGAILKGLDLVVETFASLPHLNLSVVGPSAFEKEFERIYARELSLPNIKRYSRPKIMKDGKIMTDGINILDIFNKCGATVYMSASEGGGGATVHAMQAGIFPIVTRNTGIYEEAPSKVIDEPSIENIAEAVEDFSTLPPKEVKKLSREVWSFARKNHTKEAFSRTFAGFIDNILKL, from the coding sequence ATGACAAATATATTGGGACGGTATATAACCGCATATAAAAACAAAATCACGAATAAGGCCTTTGGGCTTGTTTCTCTCCATACCCCGGAAAATAAAAAAGGGGTAGTATTGCTTTCTTTTATAACAGGCCCCTTTATCCAAGCGCCGGGAGAATACTTTACCGACCCGCATCCGAATTATTGGACATGTTTAGAAATCGCAAAACTTTTCCTGGATCGGGGATACGATGTTGATGTTACAAACTGGGACGACTTTAGGTTCGTCCCGAGAAAAAAATACGCTGTTTGTATAGACATGCAGTATAATCTTGAAAGATTATCGCGTTACCTTCCCAAAGAATGCAAAAAAGTTATGTTTCTCGTGGCCTCTCATCCTTCATTCCAAAACGAAGCTGAGGCAAAAAGATTGAGGAATTTTGAGAAAAGGCGGGGGGTAACCCTCCCGGCCAAACGAACAGACCCCATGACCAGCGACCCGTCTGTCGCGGACTTCATCCTGGGATACGGCAACAAGACCGTGCATGGTACATACGAAAAATTTGGAAAAGAAATACTAAAAGTCCCCGTGCCGGCAATGGACATATACGAGTTTCCGGAAAATAAAGATTTCAATAAGGCCAGAAAGAACTTCTTATGGTTCGGAGGAGGCGGAGCGATATTGAAGGGTCTCGATCTCGTTGTAGAGACATTCGCTTCCCTCCCCCATCTAAATCTCTCCGTCGTGGGACCATCCGCGTTTGAGAAAGAATTTGAGAGAATATATGCGCGCGAGCTTTCTCTGCCGAATATAAAACGCTATAGCCGACCCAAAATCATGAAAGACGGAAAAATCATGACTGACGGCATCAACATTTTAGACATCTTCAACAAATGTGGCGCGACCGTATACATGTCAGCTTCCGAAGGCGGTGGCGGAGCTACCGTACACGCCATGCAGGCGGGCATCTTCCCTATCGTAACGCGAAATACAGGCATCTATGAGGAAGCTCCGAGCAAGGTTATAGACGAACCTTCAATAGAAAATATCGCTGAAGCGGTAGAGGACTTTTCAACTCTTCCACCGAAGGAGG